The following proteins come from a genomic window of Thermosinus carboxydivorans Nor1:
- a CDS encoding ISLre2 family transposase yields MSVIIRYIKEIILSKLEEDEKEFERLLYEMDFQNFERLLQNKLHDVGRTIIKAVLEKMDQLIKQDKTLRPGWVVCRKDDVKEVVTCFGTVSYARTYYRHKETGQYAYLVDEQAGYAPHMRLDPTVKAKLIEHAAEMSYRKSAEKVGAACGGVALSGQTVLRAVREFKEPEMPVQERKAVPRLYIEADEDHVACQHGRALESRLVYIHEGWEEKDGRRSLKNPVYLSGMDKEADEFWEKVWDEVNKRYDLDRIEKIYVIGDGAAWIKCAQLVFPKAEFISDKFHLMKYIRRALGGNKELNKTLMGALRFGNFEKAQEVIEKLLKRAPTASRKQAIIQSWSYIRSNWEGITRTYSHKEIKCSAEGHISHVLSARMSSRPMGWSREGAKHMAYIRVCQANGQSVAEEYLRQQQVNYKIEIMTTSPAETVEVERQKKTKATCETHDNIPVLKGPKNFLYKALRELSLAYA; encoded by the coding sequence ATGTCAGTAATTATTCGATATATCAAAGAAATTATCCTTTCGAAGTTGGAAGAAGACGAGAAAGAATTTGAGCGTTTATTGTATGAGATGGATTTTCAGAATTTTGAGCGGCTGTTACAAAATAAACTACATGACGTAGGGCGCACAATCATCAAGGCGGTTTTAGAAAAAATGGACCAACTGATCAAACAAGATAAGACGCTTCGTCCTGGCTGGGTAGTTTGCCGAAAAGATGACGTTAAAGAAGTAGTAACCTGTTTTGGGACTGTAAGCTATGCCAGAACCTACTACCGACATAAGGAAACAGGGCAATACGCATATTTAGTTGATGAACAAGCAGGTTACGCGCCGCATATGCGATTAGACCCAACGGTCAAGGCAAAACTGATCGAGCATGCAGCCGAAATGTCTTACCGCAAAAGCGCCGAAAAAGTAGGAGCGGCATGTGGCGGGGTAGCATTAAGCGGGCAGACAGTCTTGCGGGCAGTTCGCGAATTCAAAGAGCCCGAGATGCCGGTACAAGAGCGTAAAGCAGTGCCAAGACTCTACATAGAAGCAGATGAAGACCATGTAGCCTGCCAGCATGGGCGGGCGTTGGAATCCCGGCTGGTTTATATACATGAGGGCTGGGAAGAAAAAGACGGAAGACGGTCACTAAAAAATCCGGTATATCTAAGCGGTATGGATAAAGAAGCAGATGAATTTTGGGAAAAAGTATGGGACGAAGTAAACAAGCGCTATGACCTTGATCGTATCGAAAAGATCTATGTAATAGGTGATGGTGCAGCATGGATTAAGTGTGCTCAGCTTGTTTTTCCGAAGGCAGAATTTATTTCAGATAAGTTCCACTTAATGAAGTACATTCGGCGAGCGTTAGGCGGTAACAAAGAACTCAACAAGACACTAATGGGAGCATTGCGGTTTGGCAACTTTGAAAAAGCACAAGAAGTCATTGAAAAGCTACTAAAAAGGGCGCCAACGGCAAGTCGGAAACAGGCAATTATACAATCCTGGAGCTACATTCGAAGCAACTGGGAAGGGATAACCAGAACATATAGTCACAAAGAGATAAAATGCAGTGCAGAAGGGCATATCAGTCATGTATTATCGGCGCGCATGAGCAGCCGGCCGATGGGGTGGAGCCGAGAAGGCGCCAAGCATATGGCATACATACGCGTATGTCAGGCAAATGGTCAGTCAGTAGCCGAGGAATATCTAAGACAACAACAAGTAAATTACAAAATTGAGATAATGACAACAAGCCCGGCAGAAACTGTAGAAGTTGAACGGCAAAAGAAAACAAAAGCAACCTGTGAAACACATGACAATATTCCTGTATTAAAGGGGCCGAAAAACTTCTTATATAAGGCCTTGCGGGAGCTTTCGCTTGCCTATGCTTAA
- a CDS encoding IS3 family transposase, with translation MAQVLRIIGINASTYYERRKHQQSLEHTETKTQTAPKVTRGGRPVPGYSYNELGERICDEQIKEWLLELISGEESVYGYRKLAKCLTQEYKLIINKKKVYRLCKELDILRPQRNRHIRHIRRLARNRTVSKINELWEIDIKYGYIAGEDRFFFVMCVIDIYDRMIIDYYIGLTCEGVHAASLLKRALFRRKLLQTDVRPVVRTDNGPQFTCHAFEEACAALSIEHERIPPKTPNMNAHIEAFHRLLEDECLSRHEFESYQEAVKVVAEYIDFYTNRRLHSSLRYMSPARFNGLVAATGESLFTVKV, from the coding sequence GTGGCCCAAGTGCTGCGCATTATCGGCATTAACGCATCAACTTATTACGAGCGGCGAAAACATCAGCAATCATTAGAACATACAGAAACAAAAACACAAACGGCACCAAAAGTAACACGCGGCGGCCGGCCAGTCCCTGGTTATTCGTATAATGAATTGGGAGAACGGATATGCGATGAACAAATTAAGGAGTGGCTGCTCGAACTAATCTCGGGCGAAGAAAGTGTTTATGGTTATCGTAAACTTGCCAAGTGCCTGACGCAAGAATACAAGTTAATCATCAACAAGAAAAAGGTATACCGGCTCTGTAAAGAACTTGATATTTTAAGACCACAGCGTAATAGACATATTCGTCATATCCGCCGTCTGGCTCGTAACCGGACAGTTAGCAAAATCAACGAACTATGGGAAATTGATATAAAATATGGCTATATTGCTGGCGAAGACCGCTTTTTCTTCGTAATGTGCGTAATCGACATCTATGATCGAATGATCATAGACTACTATATTGGTCTGACATGTGAAGGTGTACACGCTGCAAGCTTGCTCAAACGAGCACTATTCAGGCGCAAATTGCTGCAAACGGATGTGCGTCCAGTTGTTCGGACTGATAATGGACCGCAATTTACGTGCCACGCATTTGAAGAAGCGTGTGCCGCTCTAAGTATCGAACATGAGCGCATACCACCCAAGACACCCAATATGAATGCCCATATTGAGGCTTTCCACCGTTTACTTGAAGATGAATGCCTGTCGCGGCATGAGTTTGAAAGCTATCAGGAAGCTGTTAAAGTAGTAGCAGAATACATTGACTTTTACACCAATCGGCGTCTCCATAGCAGTTTGCGATATATGTCACCAGCTAGGTTTAACGGCTTGGTTGCAGCAACTGGAGAAAGCCTGTTTACAGTTAAGGTCTAA
- a CDS encoding transposase — translation MRSTRYTKEFKEMVIEEIKQGADVAQVARKHEISPKTVYNWLNRAKHKDWENTDPSAKKTSSYVPTPQEFRQLETENERLKRILGDKDLEIAILRDLLKKTNPGYRTK, via the coding sequence ATGAGATCGACTCGGTATACTAAAGAATTCAAAGAAATGGTAATTGAAGAAATCAAACAAGGTGCTGATGTAGCCCAAGTTGCCAGAAAACATGAAATTAGCCCTAAAACTGTTTATAACTGGTTAAATCGGGCCAAACACAAAGACTGGGAAAACACGGATCCTAGCGCCAAGAAAACCAGCTCGTATGTTCCGACTCCTCAAGAATTTAGGCAACTTGAGACTGAAAACGAACGGCTTAAACGCATTTTGGGCGATAAAGATCTCGAAATTGCAATATTACGTGATCTTTTAAAAAAGACCAACCCCGGCTATCGGACAAAATAG
- a CDS encoding DUF3800 domain-containing protein, producing MKQEKWYDTAWRCLLERFQTYMLKQDANAYGMVITDEGNEIHLRKIQRRLRQYNPTSSKFGEWYNNRLDRIIEDPFERQSHHSFLIQAADMIVHALYRQENPKGSYKKFNADRLFLHIKPMTIKEAAADDPLQMGIKRI from the coding sequence CTGAAACAGGAAAAGTGGTATGATACAGCGTGGCGCTGTTTACTGGAAAGATTTCAGACGTATATGCTAAAGCAAGATGCCAATGCTTACGGCATGGTAATTACTGATGAGGGTAACGAAATTCACTTGCGAAAAATTCAAAGACGGTTACGGCAATATAATCCTACTAGCAGCAAATTTGGCGAATGGTACAATAACCGGTTAGACCGGATAATTGAAGACCCCTTTGAACGGCAGTCGCATCACAGTTTTCTTATCCAGGCTGCGGATATGATTGTTCATGCTCTTTATCGGCAGGAGAACCCGAAAGGGTCTTATAAAAAGTTTAATGCTGATAGATTATTCCTTCATATTAAGCCTATGACCATAAAAGAAGCAGCGGCTGACGATCCGCTGCAGATGGGCATAAAACGAATATGA
- a CDS encoding DUF3800 domain-containing protein has translation MYVDESGDIGAYNKAAGQTGCSYYALAGIILPMDKWQENLIGMVKLRRELKQIFGFPQSEELHGAELFNPRGKRNYPNPKLQHRSERMKIYHYFLERLSAALPDAKVLTVSI, from the coding sequence TTGTATGTCGATGAGTCTGGGGATATAGGTGCGTATAATAAGGCTGCTGGCCAGACCGGCTGTAGTTATTATGCCTTAGCAGGCATAATTTTGCCTATGGATAAATGGCAGGAAAACTTGATTGGTATGGTAAAACTTCGCCGAGAATTAAAACAGATTTTTGGCTTCCCCCAATCCGAAGAGTTGCATGGTGCAGAACTATTTAATCCGCGGGGAAAGCGTAATTATCCCAATCCTAAACTGCAACATAGGTCGGAAAGAATGAAAATTTATCACTACTTTCTTGAACGTCTGTCTGCTGCTTTGCCTGATGCCAAAGTATTGACGGTATCTATTTAG